The Pseudobythopirellula maris genome has a window encoding:
- a CDS encoding protein arginine kinase, whose protein sequence is MDIDLAELANSCGEWLRGSGPESDIVISSRIRLARNLADFPFISKASEQDRAQIEQILHAKIEAVRAAGLLPHEVHYLDVDQLEEIDRQFLVERHLISREHAESEGARGVLIDGGEQSSVMINEEDHLRIQVMHSGLDLESAWEQINQIDDLFEQQVNYAFSDKLGYLTACPTNTGTGLRVSVMLHLPALVITRQIDKVFRSLQKINLAVRGLYGEGSQAMGDFYQISNQITLGMSEQELTGKVADIVPVLLAYERQAREYLIRESQETLHDRVSRAYGILRTAQTISSEETLHLLSSVRMGVNLGLIGDVQIPTVNKLFVHTQPAHLQKLAGIELDSSDRNIQRATYLRRHLGGEVPPPATQN, encoded by the coding sequence ATGGATATCGACCTCGCCGAGTTGGCGAACAGCTGTGGCGAGTGGCTGCGGGGCTCGGGCCCCGAGTCCGACATCGTCATTAGCAGCCGCATCCGCCTGGCTCGCAACCTGGCCGATTTCCCTTTCATCTCGAAGGCGAGTGAGCAAGACCGCGCGCAGATCGAGCAGATCTTGCACGCCAAGATCGAGGCCGTTCGCGCCGCCGGCCTGCTGCCGCACGAGGTTCACTACCTCGACGTCGACCAACTCGAAGAGATCGACCGCCAGTTCCTGGTCGAACGCCACCTCATCAGCCGCGAGCACGCCGAGAGCGAGGGCGCCCGTGGCGTGCTGATCGATGGCGGCGAGCAGTCGAGTGTCATGATCAACGAAGAGGACCACCTGCGCATCCAGGTGATGCACTCGGGCCTCGATCTCGAGTCGGCCTGGGAGCAGATCAACCAGATCGACGACCTCTTCGAGCAGCAGGTCAACTACGCCTTCAGCGACAAGCTCGGCTACCTGACGGCCTGCCCCACGAACACCGGCACCGGCCTCAGGGTGAGCGTGATGCTTCACCTGCCGGCGCTGGTGATCACGCGGCAGATCGACAAGGTCTTCCGCAGCCTGCAGAAGATCAACCTCGCGGTGCGCGGCCTCTACGGCGAGGGATCGCAGGCGATGGGCGACTTCTACCAAATCTCGAACCAGATCACGCTCGGCATGAGCGAGCAGGAGCTCACCGGCAAGGTGGCCGACATCGTGCCGGTGCTGCTGGCCTACGAGCGGCAGGCGCGCGAGTACCTCATCCGCGAGAGCCAGGAAACACTGCACGACCGTGTGAGCCGGGCGTATGGCATTTTGCGCACCGCACAGACGATCAGCTCCGAGGAGACCCTGCACCTGCTCTCGAGCGTGCGGATGGGAGTGAACCTGGGACTCATCGGTGATGTTCAGATCCCCACCGTGAATAAACTCTTTGTTCACACTCAGCCGGCCCACCTGCAGAAACTCGCCGGGATCGAGCTCGACTCGTCGGACCGCAACATCCAGCGGGCGACCTACTTGCGCCGCCACTTGGGGGGCGAAGTCCCGCCGCCGGCCACACAAAACTGA
- a CDS encoding UvrB/UvrC motif-containing protein: MKCQKCDKPATFHITDLVDGTPKEVHLCEDCAQAFLAPAVEEADEVLPAMAGLLAQQLAVGETAEELARLDERVCPVCGINYLEFRKQGRLGCPHDYTFFADEIGPLLANIHGETRHVGKAPKHGGHDTSERTQLIRLRREMKEAVAREDYEQASKLRDEIAAIEENKNDQ; this comes from the coding sequence ATGAAGTGTCAAAAGTGCGACAAGCCGGCCACGTTCCATATCACCGACCTGGTGGACGGGACTCCCAAGGAGGTTCATCTGTGCGAGGATTGCGCCCAGGCGTTCCTCGCCCCGGCGGTGGAAGAGGCCGACGAGGTGCTCCCCGCCATGGCGGGCCTGCTGGCCCAGCAGCTCGCCGTGGGCGAGACGGCCGAGGAGCTGGCGCGGCTCGACGAGAGAGTCTGCCCGGTGTGCGGCATCAACTACTTGGAATTCCGCAAGCAGGGCCGCCTCGGTTGCCCGCACGATTACACGTTCTTCGCCGACGAGATCGGACCCCTGCTGGCCAACATCCACGGCGAGACGCGTCACGTGGGCAAGGCCCCCAAGCACGGCGGTCATGACACGAGCGAGCGGACCCAGCTGATCAGGCTCCGCCGGGAGATGAAGGAGGCGGTCGCCCGCGAGGATTACGAACAGGCCTCGAAGCTGCGTGACGAGATCGCCGCGATCGAAGAGAACAAGAACGACCAGTGA
- the trpE gene encoding anthranilate synthase component I: MAHSPTLAKLKQLAADADYVPVCRRLVSDSLTPVSAFHALDARSPGGPACLFESVIGGEKVGRYSFLATEPYRLLEARRDEVTVTDFTPAGPRRETFASDNPLETLREKVAEVRVAKIPGLPPFFGGAVGYAGYDTVRYVENLPDAPEDDRELPDLAFAFFDHMLVFDNVQKTLTVIALANTTDGADLDKDYQEACERVDSLVDALTSREAALPPSDIDTGGDAEVDYTANFTKAEYETAVEKCVEYIRAGDIFQVVLSQRLAAPMPGDPFELYRTLRVVNPSPFMFFVRTPDCTLVGSSPEIMVRVVDGKVTVRPLAGTRPRGVTDEEDKALGEELLADPKERAEHVMLVDLGRNDVGRVAQYGSVELSDVMVIERYSHVMHITSNVTGQLQEGLDAFDALAACLPAGTVSGAPKVRAMEIIDELEPHRRGPYAGAVGYIDFAGQMDTCIALRTVVVQDGVAYVQAGAGIVADSVPASEYQETLNKAKGMLKAIEITRRRLGD; this comes from the coding sequence ATGGCCCACAGCCCCACGCTCGCCAAACTCAAGCAATTGGCCGCCGATGCCGACTATGTGCCGGTTTGCCGCCGATTGGTGAGCGATTCGCTCACGCCGGTCTCGGCGTTCCACGCCCTCGACGCCCGCTCGCCCGGCGGGCCGGCGTGCCTGTTCGAGAGCGTCATCGGCGGCGAGAAAGTCGGCCGCTACAGCTTCCTGGCGACCGAGCCGTACCGCCTGCTCGAGGCCCGTCGCGACGAGGTGACCGTCACCGACTTCACCCCCGCCGGGCCGCGGCGGGAGACCTTCGCGAGCGACAACCCGCTCGAAACGCTCCGCGAGAAGGTCGCCGAGGTGCGGGTCGCCAAGATCCCCGGCCTGCCGCCGTTCTTCGGCGGCGCGGTGGGCTACGCCGGCTACGACACGGTGCGTTACGTCGAGAACCTGCCGGACGCGCCCGAAGACGACCGCGAGTTGCCCGACCTGGCGTTCGCGTTCTTCGACCACATGCTCGTGTTCGACAACGTGCAGAAAACACTCACCGTGATCGCGCTCGCGAACACGACCGACGGCGCCGACCTCGACAAGGATTACCAAGAGGCGTGTGAGCGGGTCGACTCGCTGGTCGACGCACTCACCTCGCGCGAGGCGGCCTTGCCGCCGAGCGACATCGACACCGGCGGCGACGCCGAGGTCGACTACACGGCCAACTTCACCAAAGCCGAGTACGAGACGGCCGTTGAGAAGTGTGTGGAGTACATCCGCGCGGGCGACATTTTCCAGGTGGTGCTGAGCCAACGCCTCGCCGCGCCGATGCCGGGCGACCCGTTCGAGCTTTATCGCACGCTGCGCGTGGTGAACCCGAGCCCGTTCATGTTCTTCGTCCGCACGCCCGACTGCACGCTGGTCGGCAGCTCACCGGAGATCATGGTCCGCGTGGTCGATGGCAAGGTGACCGTCCGGCCGCTGGCCGGCACGCGTCCGCGCGGCGTTACTGATGAAGAGGACAAGGCGCTCGGCGAGGAACTGCTGGCCGATCCCAAGGAGCGGGCCGAGCACGTGATGCTCGTCGACCTGGGCCGCAACGACGTCGGCCGCGTGGCGCAGTACGGCTCGGTCGAGCTATCGGACGTGATGGTGATCGAGCGTTACAGCCACGTGATGCACATCACGTCGAACGTCACCGGCCAGCTGCAGGAGGGACTCGACGCGTTCGACGCCCTGGCGGCCTGCTTGCCGGCGGGCACCGTGAGCGGCGCCCCCAAGGTCCGCGCGATGGAGATCATCGACGAGCTCGAGCCGCACCGCCGTGGGCCGTACGCCGGGGCGGTGGGCTACATCGATTTCGCCGGCCAGATGGACACCTGCATCGCGCTCCGCACCGTGGTGGTGCAAGACGGCGTGGCCTACGTGCAGGCGGGCGCGGGCATCGTGGCCGACAGCGTCCCGGCGAGCGAGTACCAGGAGACGCTCAACAAGGCGAAGGGCATGCTCAAGGCGATCGAGATCACCCGCCGCCGTCTTGGCGACTGA
- the dtd gene encoding D-aminoacyl-tRNA deacylase, with protein sequence MRSVIQRVSRASVVVEGETVGAIGPGLMVLLGVGHGDGPDQVRWMADKLVGLRIFDDAEGKMNLALGDTGGAMLVVSQFTLWGDCRKGRRPSFVNAAPPEEAERLYEEFVEAVKGRGVEVATGRFRTHMEVSIVNDGPVTLVVESPTA encoded by the coding sequence ATGCGAAGCGTGATCCAGCGTGTTTCTCGGGCCAGTGTCGTCGTCGAGGGCGAAACGGTCGGCGCGATCGGCCCGGGGCTGATGGTGCTGCTGGGCGTTGGCCACGGCGACGGGCCGGACCAAGTCCGCTGGATGGCCGACAAACTCGTCGGCCTACGGATCTTCGACGACGCCGAGGGGAAGATGAACCTGGCGCTCGGCGACACCGGCGGCGCCATGCTCGTGGTCAGCCAGTTCACCCTGTGGGGCGACTGCCGCAAGGGCCGCCGGCCGAGCTTCGTCAACGCGGCCCCGCCGGAAGAAGCCGAGCGTCTCTACGAGGAATTTGTCGAGGCGGTGAAGGGCAGGGGGGTCGAGGTCGCCACGGGCCGATTCCGCACGCACATGGAAGTGAGCATCGTAAACGACGGGCCGGTGACGCTGGTCGTCGAGTCGCCGACTGCGTGA
- a CDS encoding spermidine synthase yields the protein MSDRPPKFKVLAYEESPLGLLCLRRWSSLSQPGLVVTEVTLNHEFLMSSHNTASERALADVAVEMHSGGDDHNQGLSVLVGGLGLGYTARAALEHTCVASVEVVEYLPQVIGWLREGLVPLSEELNAEARLAVSQGDAFARLLGEEGPPDEAFDLVLIDIDHSPDDRLPLDAEADTPNRRFYTVEGLRQAKRRLAPHGVLGVWSYAESSPFVDALREVFDEVRVEPIRFENELIDSVETDWLFFARDRA from the coding sequence ATGTCCGACCGCCCCCCCAAGTTCAAGGTACTCGCCTACGAAGAGAGCCCGCTGGGGCTGCTCTGCCTGAGGCGTTGGTCGAGCCTGTCGCAGCCCGGGCTCGTCGTGACCGAGGTGACGCTCAATCACGAGTTTTTAATGAGCAGTCACAACACGGCCAGCGAGCGGGCGCTCGCCGATGTGGCGGTCGAGATGCACAGCGGCGGGGACGATCACAACCAGGGATTGTCGGTGCTCGTCGGCGGCCTGGGGCTTGGTTACACAGCCCGTGCGGCGCTCGAGCACACGTGCGTCGCCTCGGTCGAGGTTGTCGAGTACCTGCCGCAAGTCATCGGCTGGCTGCGGGAGGGGCTCGTTCCGCTTTCTGAGGAACTCAACGCCGAAGCGCGGCTGGCGGTCTCGCAGGGAGACGCCTTCGCCCGCCTGCTCGGCGAGGAAGGCCCCCCAGACGAGGCGTTCGACCTGGTGCTCATCGACATCGACCACTCGCCCGACGACCGGCTGCCGCTCGACGCCGAGGCCGACACGCCCAACCGGCGGTTCTACACGGTAGAGGGTCTCCGCCAGGCCAAGCGGCGGCTGGCGCCCCACGGCGTCTTGGGCGTCTGGTCGTACGCCGAGAGCTCGCCGTTTGTCGACGCGCTACGCGAGGTCTTCGACGAGGTGCGGGTCGAGCCGATCCGTTTCGAGAACGAGCTGATCGATTCGGTCGAAACCGACTGGCTGTTCTTTGCGCGGGACCGCGCATGA
- a CDS encoding AI-2E family transporter, whose translation MPDTPPVADTNRELQWQSRCLMVLTVLAIAYALHVLSGVLIPFVLALFFTVGLTPLLDLIERRLNASRFVAVTISFLLSIVLLTLLSLAIGSSVNSLAQDDKYQESVIATGKTLVGVAKRYNLIAMVDDDQSVVKKMVADGSDSSASDESEGGATSEDGSQATDSAGPEQGQDLQAVGEQAAESSAPMKQLLEGLRDTTQEMQKWLLGEMLGLFSTLSMVLLYMFFMLLGASGGVRPTEGVWPTVEDKLREYVVLKSFISVVTGVSVWLVMIFFGVPLAMVMGLLTFLLNFIPNFGPLITCVLPLPVIWMMPTPVEGETIGMTLLGKAIASVLVCGVQLIGGNVIEPKMMGDSFELHPITVLLALVLWGAIWGFVGMLLAVPITAAIKILLDRVDRTRAIAQVMAGDLEAIRVG comes from the coding sequence ATGCCCGACACACCCCCCGTTGCCGATACCAACCGCGAACTGCAGTGGCAAAGCCGTTGCCTGATGGTGCTCACCGTGCTGGCGATCGCCTACGCGCTACACGTGCTCAGCGGCGTGCTCATCCCGTTCGTTTTGGCGCTCTTCTTCACGGTCGGGCTCACCCCGCTGCTGGACCTGATCGAGCGGCGCCTGAACGCCTCGCGGTTCGTGGCCGTGACGATCTCGTTCCTGCTGAGCATCGTGCTGCTCACGCTCTTGAGCCTGGCGATCGGCTCGTCGGTCAATTCGCTCGCCCAAGACGACAAGTACCAAGAGAGCGTGATCGCCACCGGCAAGACACTCGTCGGCGTGGCCAAACGCTACAACCTGATTGCGATGGTCGACGACGACCAATCCGTGGTCAAGAAGATGGTGGCCGACGGCTCGGATTCGAGCGCATCGGACGAATCCGAAGGCGGGGCGACTTCCGAGGATGGTTCGCAAGCGACCGATTCGGCTGGCCCAGAGCAAGGGCAGGACCTGCAGGCGGTCGGCGAGCAGGCCGCCGAATCATCGGCGCCCATGAAACAATTGCTCGAAGGGCTACGTGATACGACACAAGAAATGCAAAAGTGGCTGTTAGGCGAGATGCTCGGCCTGTTCAGCACGCTGTCGATGGTGCTGCTCTACATGTTCTTCATGCTGCTCGGCGCCAGCGGCGGGGTGCGACCGACCGAGGGGGTGTGGCCGACCGTCGAGGACAAGCTGCGCGAGTACGTCGTGCTGAAGAGTTTCATCTCCGTTGTTACCGGCGTGTCGGTCTGGCTGGTGATGATCTTCTTCGGCGTGCCTCTGGCGATGGTGATGGGGCTGCTGACGTTCCTGCTGAACTTCATCCCCAACTTCGGCCCACTCATCACTTGCGTCTTGCCACTGCCGGTCATCTGGATGATGCCCACGCCGGTCGAGGGCGAGACGATCGGCATGACGCTGCTGGGCAAGGCGATCGCCAGCGTGCTCGTTTGTGGCGTGCAGCTAATCGGTGGCAACGTCATCGAGCCGAAGATGATGGGCGACTCGTTCGAGTTGCACCCGATCACGGTGCTGCTCGCCTTGGTGCTGTGGGGCGCCATCTGGGGATTCGTCGGCATGCTCTTGGCCGTGCCGATCACCGCCGCGATCAAGATCCTCTTAGACCGCGTCGACCGCACACGGGCGATCGCCCAGGTGATGGCCGGCGACCTGGAAGCGATTCGCGTGGGGTAG
- the lepB gene encoding signal peptidase I translates to MTTAVLVVMLVGLLALQIFLWFAGLRFGLSWVGAERITVGRLFKAALLVLLLNLAVNAVWEITPGPGALSYPAGLLIGYAISILAQWLVIAKFFRLGWLKSAIASSLPILAPIVTVLFVLLVSKPYFFEGFTPSTNSMAPTLLGEHSWQDCPVCGAPAYGSLFGDRSRRRRPVKIICDQFHVTQSYAALTEGRSDRVFFAKYLRPSRWDMVVFRPPSNPATFFVKRLVGMPGETITIKDGAVWADGKRLDPPDDLEGLEYVTKISGFRGVMWGDEDNPASLGEGEYFMLGDFSSEAFDSRLWSEGAPGRPPFAVPSSHIVGVATHVYWPPERWRIIR, encoded by the coding sequence ATGACAACGGCCGTCCTCGTCGTCATGCTCGTCGGACTTCTGGCGCTTCAGATTTTTCTCTGGTTCGCAGGATTGCGTTTCGGCTTGTCCTGGGTTGGGGCCGAGCGGATCACCGTGGGGCGTTTATTCAAAGCGGCCCTGCTTGTGCTGCTGCTGAACTTGGCCGTCAACGCCGTTTGGGAAATCACCCCAGGGCCTGGGGCATTGAGTTACCCAGCAGGTCTATTGATTGGCTACGCAATTTCGATACTCGCACAATGGCTAGTGATTGCGAAATTTTTTCGGCTGGGTTGGCTTAAGTCAGCCATCGCTAGCTCGCTTCCTATCCTGGCGCCAATCGTCACCGTCTTGTTCGTTCTCTTGGTTTCTAAGCCGTATTTCTTCGAAGGGTTCACGCCGAGCACAAACTCGATGGCGCCGACCTTGCTCGGCGAGCACTCATGGCAAGACTGCCCCGTGTGTGGGGCCCCCGCCTACGGCTCGTTGTTCGGCGACAGGTCACGACGGCGCCGTCCGGTAAAAATCATCTGCGACCAATTCCATGTGACGCAGTCGTACGCCGCCCTGACCGAGGGGCGTTCGGATCGTGTCTTTTTCGCGAAATACCTGCGACCGAGTCGTTGGGATATGGTGGTTTTTCGACCGCCAAGTAACCCGGCGACATTTTTCGTCAAACGGCTGGTTGGTATGCCGGGCGAGACCATCACGATCAAAGATGGCGCCGTGTGGGCCGACGGGAAGCGTCTGGACCCACCGGACGACCTGGAGGGTCTTGAGTACGTGACCAAGATCTCAGGCTTCCGCGGCGTCATGTGGGGAGACGAGGACAACCCTGCGAGCTTGGGCGAGGGAGAGTATTTCATGCTCGGCGACTTCTCCAGCGAGGCGTTCGACTCACGCCTGTGGAGCGAGGGCGCGCCGGGGCGCCCCCCCTTCGCGGTCCCCTCCTCCCACATCGTTGGCGTGGCCACGCACGTTTACTGGCCGCCAGAGCGCTGGCGGATCATTCGCTAA
- a CDS encoding metal-dependent hydrolase — MADFKTHVTFSSVCGCGFAAAGTAVGFDLTTSLVAGGLCGVSGMLPDVDSDSGVPRREALGFAAAIVPMLMIDRFKQFDLGHDQMILVGAALYFGIRFLAADLIGRWSVHRGMWHSIPAVLIFAGLAFLISGSNDIFVRYYKAAAVGLGSLSHLVLDEVYSVDTRGVLPKFKKSFGTAVKFWGKKPWANFSCYAKLAVVTAAILMEPAVIGRLELRNPELAGKVREVKDRVAQLGDSAGPVGDRVVAGDAPAYKASRDSAFGAVAPATTNAPPVYTAPAGYPVSTGGGFAPNRGDSGGFVPYHQ, encoded by the coding sequence TTGGCCGACTTCAAGACCCACGTCACGTTCAGCAGCGTGTGCGGCTGCGGCTTCGCCGCGGCCGGCACCGCGGTCGGCTTTGACCTGACCACGTCGCTCGTGGCGGGCGGGCTGTGCGGCGTCTCTGGCATGCTGCCCGATGTCGACAGCGACTCCGGCGTGCCGCGGCGCGAGGCGCTCGGCTTCGCCGCGGCCATCGTGCCGATGCTCATGATCGACCGCTTCAAGCAGTTCGACCTGGGCCACGACCAGATGATCCTCGTCGGCGCGGCGCTCTATTTCGGCATCCGCTTCCTGGCGGCCGACCTGATCGGTCGCTGGAGCGTGCACCGCGGCATGTGGCACAGCATCCCGGCGGTGCTGATCTTCGCCGGCCTGGCGTTCTTGATCAGCGGGTCGAACGACATTTTCGTGCGCTACTACAAGGCTGCCGCGGTCGGCCTGGGTTCGCTCAGCCATCTGGTGCTCGACGAGGTTTACAGCGTCGACACGCGCGGCGTGCTGCCCAAGTTCAAGAAGTCGTTTGGCACGGCGGTGAAGTTCTGGGGGAAGAAGCCGTGGGCCAATTTCTCCTGCTACGCCAAGCTGGCCGTCGTGACGGCGGCGATCTTGATGGAGCCGGCCGTGATCGGCCGCCTCGAGCTGCGCAACCCGGAGCTCGCCGGCAAGGTGCGCGAAGTGAAGGACCGTGTGGCGCAGCTGGGCGACTCGGCGGGACCGGTCGGCGATCGGGTGGTCGCCGGCGATGCGCCTGCGTACAAAGCGTCTCGCGACTCTGCCTTTGGCGCCGTGGCGCCCGCCACGACGAACGCGCCGCCGGTGTACACTGCACCGGCCGGATACCCCGTGTCGACGGGGGGCGGCTTCGCTCCGAATCGCGGTGACTCGGGCGGCTTCGTACCGTACCACCAATAG
- a CDS encoding CvpA family protein yields MQTYDLLMIAVLVGMTLYGYSKGMAWQLAYFASFIVSYFVAIRFADRVAPHLTFVGPPTNKFVAILLIYAATSLVIWLAFRVVDKAIDRVRMEGFDHQMGGIIGFGRGVLWCVALTFFALTLPVLPDAQKQGIIGSKSGRYIAQLLDKSESIVPPEVHQVIGPYLMRLETELNQGGGAPQQQNPYAAPAGPTQPWGQQPTAPSWPQTNFNQSNINQPTNNQYGEAQPNNGFASQPSGWPTPSQPSGGQPTSAWPTPSQGGAAQPSNATPAQPASWPQWPPQ; encoded by the coding sequence ATGCAGACCTACGACCTGTTGATGATCGCCGTGCTGGTCGGCATGACGCTGTACGGCTACTCCAAGGGAATGGCCTGGCAGCTGGCTTACTTCGCGTCGTTCATCGTTAGCTATTTCGTCGCGATCCGGTTCGCCGACCGCGTGGCGCCCCACCTGACGTTCGTCGGCCCGCCGACCAACAAGTTTGTCGCCATCCTGCTGATCTACGCCGCCACGTCGCTGGTCATCTGGCTCGCGTTCCGAGTCGTCGACAAGGCGATCGACCGCGTGCGGATGGAGGGCTTCGACCACCAGATGGGCGGCATCATCGGATTCGGCCGTGGCGTGCTATGGTGCGTCGCGCTGACGTTCTTCGCGCTCACACTGCCCGTGCTCCCCGACGCCCAGAAGCAAGGGATCATCGGCTCCAAGTCGGGCCGCTACATCGCCCAACTGCTCGACAAGAGCGAGTCGATCGTCCCGCCCGAGGTGCACCAGGTGATCGGGCCCTACCTGATGCGTCTGGAGACGGAATTGAACCAGGGCGGGGGGGCGCCGCAGCAGCAAAACCCGTACGCCGCGCCGGCCGGCCCAACGCAGCCGTGGGGCCAGCAGCCGACGGCGCCGAGTTGGCCGCAGACGAATTTCAACCAGTCGAACATCAACCAACCGACCAACAATCAGTACGGAGAGGCCCAGCCTAATAACGGTTTCGCATCGCAGCCGAGCGGTTGGCCCACGCCGTCGCAGCCCTCGGGTGGTCAGCCGACATCGGCGTGGCCGACGCCGAGCCAAGGAGGCGCAGCGCAACCCTCGAACGCCACGCCCGCGCAGCCGGCGTCGTGGCCTCAATGGCCGCCGCAATAA
- a CDS encoding DUF2726 domain-containing protein: protein MRNVFAELLLGFWRLLCHLLLLIFGGSAKSRKASNNSPASPPYVSCDSLLSPAEMNLYGSLCKVSKPLVIFVKVRLADLAETPSGCEGRQGWLNRVTSKHVDFVLCDPNTLRVRMAIELDDASHRRKSRMERDAFVDSVFEQIGIPLVHIKAARSYDVRELHTTLCEALKLSSAKGLD, encoded by the coding sequence ATGAGAAACGTCTTCGCAGAACTGCTTCTGGGATTCTGGAGGCTCCTGTGCCATCTGCTTCTACTGATCTTCGGAGGCAGCGCGAAGTCCCGCAAGGCGAGCAATAACAGCCCTGCAAGTCCACCGTACGTCTCTTGCGATTCGCTGCTGTCTCCAGCAGAAATGAATCTCTACGGCTCATTATGCAAAGTTAGTAAGCCGCTTGTCATATTCGTCAAGGTACGACTCGCCGACCTGGCTGAAACTCCTTCAGGGTGCGAAGGTCGGCAGGGTTGGTTGAATCGCGTAACCTCAAAGCATGTCGACTTCGTTCTCTGTGATCCGAACACCTTGCGTGTACGAATGGCGATCGAGCTCGACGACGCATCGCACAGGAGAAAGTCGCGGATGGAGCGCGACGCCTTTGTCGACTCAGTGTTCGAGCAGATCGGAATTCCGCTTGTTCACATCAAAGCCGCCAGGAGCTACGACGTGCGTGAGTTGCACACCACGTTGTGCGAGGCGCTCAAATTGTCGTCGGCCAAGGGCCTCGATTAA
- a CDS encoding zonular occludens toxin domain-containing protein, translating into MLKDTHQSFSISFVCGPPGSGKSYITAQDILARLVGSGGPKIITNLPLEVDVIADECERRTGRPAEEFRNRIILLAPYDLGAWEDQSTGPWSLVEKNLADGNDFILDECHRFCRRDTSKTHVRWTKWLGECRHEGWRRLVFVTQDESKVGKPISVHSELRYELTNAERRRDPILRIPMLYWYELIASFTREYRAKVAITEYRRVKGKLAEQHVETIPLEPDGFKLYRSYEAAGGGTGKGAAGSKVERQFEQRPALLPTKLDGVTTWPVWSWFLWSHWHKLALAGALTATVGWVTLGGGMNILLKTWISRLSAVAGANRNSDATETVKPPEPGELPSVVRHDDPFTRESKRNFNEAARPTADELAAAISAMPEPERSVMLEEMRHMQKDFLEQTRETKKLREQAEKLSKRETIVAIDGDTVWFKGGASYKEGDEIYEGPFEGEKVVRVNRQCRCVHLSNGVRLTVGVGRAGLSDASAGNADEAFSAEQPTEVPQRLPTVAPNRGQPKGDGSAKEARHDLGGRDGLRSVLQAAGR; encoded by the coding sequence ATGCTCAAAGACACGCATCAAAGCTTCTCAATTTCGTTTGTCTGCGGCCCACCTGGCTCCGGCAAGAGCTACATCACGGCCCAAGACATCCTTGCACGCCTGGTTGGCAGCGGTGGGCCGAAGATCATCACGAATCTCCCGTTAGAAGTGGACGTGATCGCGGACGAGTGCGAGCGCCGAACGGGCCGCCCCGCGGAAGAGTTCCGCAACCGCATTATCTTGCTCGCGCCGTATGACCTCGGCGCCTGGGAAGATCAGTCGACGGGGCCATGGTCGCTTGTCGAGAAGAACCTCGCCGACGGAAACGATTTCATTCTCGACGAATGCCACCGGTTCTGCCGTCGCGACACGAGCAAAACCCATGTCCGCTGGACCAAGTGGCTCGGCGAGTGTCGGCACGAAGGATGGCGCCGCCTGGTCTTTGTCACCCAAGACGAATCGAAAGTCGGCAAGCCGATCTCGGTTCACTCAGAGCTGCGATACGAGCTGACGAACGCCGAGCGGCGCCGCGACCCGATCCTCCGCATCCCGATGCTCTACTGGTACGAGCTGATCGCGTCTTTTACTCGCGAGTACCGCGCCAAGGTGGCGATCACTGAGTACCGACGCGTTAAGGGCAAGCTCGCTGAGCAGCACGTCGAAACGATCCCGCTCGAGCCTGACGGCTTCAAGCTCTACCGCTCCTACGAAGCGGCCGGCGGCGGGACCGGCAAAGGGGCGGCGGGCTCAAAGGTCGAACGACAATTCGAGCAACGCCCTGCCCTGCTCCCCACGAAGCTCGACGGCGTTACGACCTGGCCCGTTTGGTCGTGGTTCCTCTGGTCTCACTGGCACAAGCTCGCCCTAGCCGGCGCGCTCACGGCGACCGTCGGCTGGGTTACGCTCGGCGGCGGCATGAATATCTTGCTCAAGACCTGGATTTCGCGTCTGTCGGCCGTCGCTGGAGCCAATCGGAATAGCGACGCGACCGAAACGGTCAAGCCTCCTGAGCCCGGCGAGTTGCCCAGCGTGGTCCGTCACGACGACCCGTTCACACGTGAATCGAAGCGAAACTTCAACGAGGCGGCCAGGCCAACGGCCGACGAGCTGGCGGCGGCGATCTCCGCCATGCCGGAACCTGAGCGCAGCGTGATGCTCGAAGAGATGCGGCACATGCAGAAAGACTTCCTCGAGCAAACGAGGGAAACGAAGAAGCTACGTGAGCAAGCGGAGAAGCTCTCGAAGCGCGAGACGATCGTCGCCATCGATGGCGATACGGTCTGGTTCAAAGGGGGGGCTTCTTACAAGGAAGGCGACGAGATTTATGAGGGACCATTCGAAGGCGAGAAGGTCGTCAGGGTTAATCGGCAATGCCGCTGTGTCCACCTTTCTAATGGCGTGCGTCTCACTGTGGGCGTCGGGCGTGCTGGGCTGTCGGACGCCTCAGCGGGGAATGCTGATGAGGCCTTCAGTGCCGAACAGCCAACCGAAGTTCCCCAGCGTCTACCAACAGTGGCTCCCAACAGAGGCCAGCCAAAAGGAGATGGCAGCGCCAAGGAAGCTCGTCACGATCTCGGCGGACGGGATGGACTTCGGAGCGTTCTGCAGGCTGCTGGCCGATAA